Sequence from the Camarhynchus parvulus chromosome 1, STF_HiC, whole genome shotgun sequence genome:
CAGATCTGCTTGTGCCAGAAGCTTCCCAGGCCAGCAGTCCCCTCCCAAACGCTGTGCTAATGCTCCCTGCAAGGCTGTAAATCCCACCAGTTGTGCAAAAGTAGCAGCAGTTCACAGAGGTTCAGTAGAGACCAGTCAATCCTATTGCCTGGAAACCATCCTTACACAGAGtcccagcagggtttgggttggaatgagCTTTTATAGccaccagggccacccctgccatggcagggacacctcccactgtccccagtgtccagcctggccttgggcactgccagggatccaggggcagccccagctgctctgggcaccctgtgccagggcctgcccaccctgccagggaacaattcctcattgccaagatcccatccagccctgccctctggcactggcagccattccctgtgttctGTCCCCCCAGTCCGTGTCCAGGAGCATTCCCAGTCTCTGTCCCAGTTTGCTCCATTCCCAGTCTCTGTCCCAGTTTGCTCCATTCCCAGTCTCTGTCCCAGTTTGCTCCATTCCCAGTCTCTGTCCCAGTTTGCTCCATTCCCAGTCTCTGTCCCAGTTTGCTCCGTTCCCAGTCTCTGTCCACGTTTGCTCCGTTCCCAGTCTCTGTCCCAGTTTGCTCCATTCCCAGTCTCTGTCCCAGTTTGCTCCATTCCCAGTCTCTGTCCCAGTTTGCTCCGTTCCCAGTCTCTGTCCCAGtttgctgtcccctgcccagctcgCGGTGCTGGATCCCTGTGATCCAGGGCACTGGGGCTCCCTGAGCTCGGGCCTTtccctcctgcaggcacagatcACCATGAAGGTGATCCAGGGGCTCTACAGCGGGGTCACCACGGTGGAGCTGGACACTCTGGCCGCAGAGACCGCGGCCACGCTGACCACCAAGCACCCCGACTACGCCATCCTGGCCGCCCGCATCGCCGTCTCCAACCTGCACAAGGAGACCAAGAAAGTCTTCAGTGGTGGGTGAcgcctccagctgctggggggaGACACACAGCGACAGGTGTGGAGCACAGAAACAGGGAAATCTCTCAAGTGGGAGCTCCTGAGGGCCCAGGCTGGCTGAAAACGCTGTGGAGATGGAACCCACGAGTTTCCCCAGGCAAATGGAATTGCCTGGTTTGTGAAAAGCAGTTGTAGAAGTGGCGTGGTGAAAAATGTGATGGATTGAGATCGGGTTGTAGCCACCTTCCTCCCCATTTGCTACTTTTTACAGTGGGGTTCTGACACAATTTGATGAAGGGGATTGTTCAggttggcagtgctgggcagcagaaGAGCAGCTGTGTGTTTGAGGGGTTGGAGGGGTTATTTCCAAGGGCTTTCCTGCCTTGCCCATCCCTGAATCCCAGTGCCAcgtgctgcagggacaggccTGGACATGTCCTGCTCacatccctttccctgcagatgtGATGGAGGATCTCTACACCTACATCAACCCTCACAATGGGAAGCACTCCCCAATGATCTCCAAAGAGACTCTGGACATAGTTCTGGCCAACAAAGATGTAAGTACTGGGGTTCTTTTCACTTCTGAACCATTGCACTGGATTTTGAAAACttaaataattgcttttcttattttttaagcaaGCCATGTTTGTTTTAGGGTAAAAAGCTAACACTGAAACCAGGAGAGTGTAAGAGGGGATATAGGAGTTTTCTTCCTCTATGGATGTTTTGGtagtaaaatttgttttcttggatGTTCCCACTGCCATGATCAGCACAAGTAATTAATTTGAGAAGAAGCACCTTGTGCTGGAGCAAAGtgaggcagcacaggagggagagaagagatTTGGGTTCAGTTTCCAGGTCATTCCAAGTCTGTGTTCTGACCAGGAAGTTCCTTTTTCCTTaggttctgtgttttgtttcttgttgtCCAATTAGATTTCAGTAAATTCAGCCAAAAACTGAGTGAAAAAAGGTTGTTGAAGgtgtgcttttgttgttttgggggaagTGCTGTTCCTGCTTCATTCCTGTGCTCTGGTGCCCCTCACACACCAGAGCTTTGGGGCCAGGGATGCCAACAGGTATAAATAACATTGTTACACCTtgtaaaaatcaatttttttatttcctgccaGCGCCTGAATTCTGCCATCATCTACGACAGAGACTTCTCCTACAACTACTTTGGCTTTAAGGTAAAGAGCACattgctcctggctctgctgggaaggaTGGAATCATTGTGGAATCAtctgggggcacaggagggggTGGGACATCAGTGGGGCTGTGAAGATGAAGGGGGCCTGCACTAAGCAGCTGCCCAGTGGGATGAGTCATGGAGTTTTCTTGCTCTGGAATATTTTAACTGTTGGGCTGGTTTTCACAGCAGATCCCACTGAGTGTTGTTGGATGCCATTCCTAAAGGAACTACTCTAATCCTCAATTAGCCAGAGAagggatttttgcttttcccattgTTCAGTGGAGCAGTTCTCTCAGGGTCTCATCCCACACATTtatccttcctgtgctgctggaacatctccccacagccccccaggggctgctctgctgccccacagccagctcagctgtgctgctgtggtttgggtCTGCCTCAGGTTtagggctctgggcagggagctcctgTGGGTCCAGGACAGTGTGGAacctcctgctgtgctccacaCTCTGTAATCCAAAGCAGTGTTGGAATCTTCCCATGGAATTGTGTATTTTCAGTCATTAATCACCTAATTAAGCTAATaaagagaggagcagcagagtgcAGGGCTGGTGAAGCCTGGGATGAGGGGTGTGGAGATGGTTGAGTTTTGGAGTTGacagggtttttaaaaaaattaaaatctgcctGTCTGCTAAAATCCAtcctttcttttaaagactCTGGAACGCTCCTACTTGCTGAAAATCAACTCCAAAGGTAAGGGCTGTTCCTAGTGCTGAGCACTTCTTAAAAAATCTgagttaatttaaattaaattaaagctaAATTTAGGTACTGTGCTGCCAGTGATGCAGGCCCTTGGCTTGGATATCCTGGGACACCAGAAGGGTCAGAGATGAATTATAATATCATAAAGCTGAAACATAGTTGGGTTCTGGACTGCATATTTGATTGAATTTAACTGTCCATACAGGTGAGGGGTTTTCCCTCCTCCATGAGAGCAGCTGAGCATTGGAGCAGATTGTTCCTTGAGTTTTTCAAAGCCTGATGGGATGCAGTCCTGAATAAACAGGCCTGGTGCTCTCTGAGTAGGAGTTGGGCTGGAGAACTCAAGTTCCTTCCAACCCTGAtcactctgtgattccataaaACTCTGGCTCCCAGGTGTCCCACTGCAGCGTTTGGAGCTTGCTGCTGTGACCCTGTGACTGTCACATGGAGTCTTCTTCCTCCCTGGCCTTCTGGGTTTGCTTGGTGCCTGAGGGGCTGGGCATGCCCCAGCCACGTGCCTTggcatcccaaaatccctgtgccctgggcacattccagtgtgggcagcaggaaaagggggacTGTGCCCTCACAgtgatttcccagctgcagagctgccccagccctgggcccagcccagggaggagctggagctgctgcagagagcccagaggaggctccaggatgagcagagggctggagcagctctgctggcaggaaaggctggcacagctggcattgttcacctgcacaggagaagctttggcctgagctcagggtggccttgcagggcctgcaggagccccaggaaagctggagagagacaatttccaggcgatgcagggacagcacccagggaatggctgccagtgccagagggcagggctgggtgggatcttggcaatgaggaattgttccctggcagggtgggcaggggctgggatggaattcccagagcagctggggctgcccctggatccctggcagtgcccaaggccaggttggagcagcctggcacagtgggaggtgtccctgccatggcaggggtggcgcTGGGTGGGCTGTGAGGCCCCTCCCAAGGCAACCCTGGCATtgctggctctgtccctgcagttGCTGAACGTCCCCAGCACATGCTGATGAGGGTGGCCGTGGGCATCCACAAGGGCGTACATCGAGGCCGCCATCGAGACCTACAACCTGCTCTCGGAGCGCTGGTTCACCCACGCCTCGCCCACGCTCTTCAACGCCGGCACCAACCGCCCCCAGCTCTCCAggtgctctgcctctgcctccccccTGGCCACAGGGAATGCCTTGGGGATCACATCTGCTCAAGCGTGATGCTAGCACAGCCTCTGAAATGAGCAGCTGCGTTCCTGCATGTGTTTTGTGATGTTTTGAGCAGCTGCTGTCAAGTTTTAGTCCTTGGGGAAAAATGCCCGGGTTTCTGTCAGCTCCAGAGATATTGGAAACCTTTGCATGGCTGTGTTGTATTGGAAAGTTCCTGATGTGCATAGTCTGCTGCAGGTTACCAAATGAATCCTggtaattttctaaaaattagtTTCTAAAAATTTAGTTTCCTAAAAGCAGCAAGCATAACTCATAGGTTTTTGATATCATATTAATCAGGAAaatgattatatttttataaaggtTTGTATCAATGTAttggaaaaggttcttccccagagagtgctgggcactgtccaggctccccagggaatgggcacagccccgaggctgccggGGATGCCCAGAGTGGGAttgtgcagggccagaagtTGGACTCTGatccttgtgtgtcccttccagctcagggtatTCCACGATTCCATGATTAAAAATGTTTGGTAGCAGAGGTATCAGCAGTACAAGCACTGCTCAcgatgttttctgttttgtcctttATTCCACCTGTGGGATTGCTTTGTGGAGCATGCTAAAGGCCCCATGTTTGCCCTGGTTTTTGCAGCCTGATGAAACACTTctgactttttctttccatctttgtGTGCTGAAACCATTTgtctccttcagctgcttcctGCTGTGCATGAAAGATGACAGCATTGAAGGCATCTACGACACCCTGAAGCAGTGTGCCCTCATCTCCAAGTCTGCTGGGGGCATTGGCCTCGCTGTGAGCTGCATCCGTGCCACGGGCAGCTACATCGCTGGGGTGAGtgcctgtcctgctctgagtcaccccagcacagggacagcacagggacactgctgctgctcccaggggatgCCACACCAGTGCTGCCTCTCTCTCACTTCACACAGCACTGGGCCTCCCTCAGTTGTCCCTTGCCCTAAGGCAGGAAGGTCAGTTTTCCTCGGTGTTTTGGCTTCCTTATAGAAGCCCTTCCAGAAAGGATCTTCTTCCAGTGTTTGGTCAGACAATGCCCATGTTTGTCTGTTAGCAGCCTAGGAATATGCCCAGACACTTGTGCACTAGCCCTTTGCCTTTCTGTGTCTATAACTGCCCCAGACTTTCCATGGATGtatgtttggggtttcttgTCACAGTGTGGGTAAACCCTGCAAGCCTTTAGGTGACATAATGTAGGGCAAAGAAGTTAGGAGGGACGTTTTATTAACTCTGGGACACGTGGCTGATATATACATTTTAGTTACAAAAAGTGTGGGGAAGGGACTAGAAATAATTGGTGGTGATCAGTGtaagagctctgcagcctgaggaAAGACCCACAGGAGGTGCAGGCCAGCCTCTGCAGGGAGTTTTGCTGATGGTTTTCCTGTGCCTCTGCAGACAAACGGGAATTCCAACGGGCTCGTTCCCATGCTGAGGGTGTACAACAACACCGCCCGCTACGTGGATCAAGGTGGAAACAAGGTACCTTAAATGAGATCCAGAAGGGAGCCTGGGGTAATGGGAGAGCTTCCACGGTGCAGGGGCTGTCCCATGAACGTCAGGGAGCTGATGGAGTGGCTGTGGGTGACACATAATCACAAAAGGGCATTTTTCCCCTTGTGCTGGTATCTGGTGCTGCCCCCCAGTTCCCAGCTGGTTTGGGGTGTTGTGGGCActcaggagcagggcaggaggttTCTTTCCAAGGACACTTTGTTCTGATCCAGACTGTGTTCCGTGTCCCAGAGACCTGGGGCTTTTGCCATCTACCTGGAGCCGTGGCACTTGGACATCTTTGAGTTCCTGGACTTGAAGAAGAACACAGGGAAAGAAGAGCAGCGAGCCAGGGACCTGTTCTTTGCCCTCTGGATCCCTGATCTCTTCATGAAGCGAGTGGAAACCAACCAGGTGAGAACTTGGCTGGCACAGAAAAGGTCTGGTAGTGTAGGAGCAggtgagcagccctgcaggagctcagcgagggctgcagagctgctttgctcCTTGTTCCTTCCAGGACCttcctgggagagctgctgcaccTTGTCTGAGAGCTTGGCTGTGCAGGTGGAGAAtggagctgggcagctgcaaCTCAGTGTTTTGCTTCAGGCCTGAATCTCACAGCCCATGATTTGTTCTtggatttttgggctgttttgaCTCTGAGGTTTCCTCGAGGCATCAACATTTTATGTTCTTATGCCTGCTTGTatttcagagaatcccagactgatttggcttgggagggaccttaaaactcatccagtACCACCgtctgctatgggcagggacatcttccactgtcccagattgctccaaaccccatccagcctggccttggacacttccaggggtggggtAGCCACAGCTTTAATTAACAGAGTGCCTAAAGATTTCCTCTGATTATTTTTGCCCTGTACAGGACTGGTCCTTAATGTGCCCAAATGAGTGTCCTGGCCTGGATGATGTCTGGGGAGAGGAATTTGAGAAGCTCTATGAGAGGTAAGAGGAGGGAGCAGACATGTAAGCGGTGCCAtcctctcccagagctgcctgtgtcCTGTGGGATGTGGGGCCATGGCACAGGTTTGTGGGGAGGGCTCAGAGGTGCCCACTGAACTCATTGTCAGATTGATAAAAGTGTGAGGATGGGGCTGTGTCCTTCACACCGTGATGTGTCAGGGTGGAGCTGTGTGTGAATGACCATTTCAGCCTTTTGGGGGGACAGTGTCCCTGTTAGAGGGACATCCTGGAGCGATCGCCACTCGGGGCACTCCATGGCtttgtgtggctgctgtggtgAAAGATTGGCTCCCCTTAAGCAAGggtgtgctgctgccctgctcagaggCCTCTCCCTggtgtttggggctgggggctgacagggctccctgtgtgctgcagctaTGAGCGGCAGGGCCGCGTGCGCAGGGTGGTGAaggcccagcagctctggtaCGCCATCATCGAGTCCCAGACCGAGACTGGCACCCCCTACATGCTCTACAAGGACTCCTGCAACAGGAAGAGCAACCAGCAGAACCTGGGCACCATCAAATGCAGCAACCTGTGCACCGAGATTGTGGAGTACACCAGCAAGGATGAGGTGGGTGCAGAGCGGGAGCTCGGagtgctgggcaggctgggagtGCTCCTGTggagctccctgcctgcctgggagtGCTCCTGGGGcatctccctgcctgggagTGTGTGAGTGCCTGCCTGGGATGCTCGGGCAGCTCCCCGCCTGCCTGGagtgctcctggggcagctccctgcctgcctgggagtGCTCCTGGGGCAGCCGCCTGCCTGGgtgctcctgggctctgcctggcagtGTCCTGGGTCCTGCCTCGCCGCCGCCTGAGTGTCTTGAGTGCTcctgtggcagctccctgcctgcctgggagtGCTCCTGTGGAGCTCCCTACCTGGCagtgctcctggggcagctctctggGATATGTCTGATGTTGCTTGGgaagggagcaggcagctgagAAACTCCTGACCTCAGTACTCACAGCCCTTCCACTGACTGTGGGTTCCCTTCCCACTCCTgtggaggatttgggatgaCACAAGACACCCTTCAAAGGGGAAGTGACAAGGAACAAATCAGGCTTAAAaattccttccaacccagatcCCTCTGAGATTCTGTGTGAGGATGGTTTCCAGGCAGTAGGACTGACCAGGGCAGGATTTTTCTGGTCATACCGATTTCTACTGAACTTTCCTGAGTTTTTGTTACCTTTTGCACAAGTTCTGACGTGCCAGGGGACCAAGGGGTGCActtccccaggctggcaggttCCCTGGCGGGTGGTTCCCatgggtttggggcagggctgtgtgtcctgGTCTGTTCCCAATGATCCCCTGTCTCTGCCCACAGGTGGCCGTGTGTAACCTGGCCTCCATCGCCCTGAACATGTACGTGACCCCCGAGCACACCTACGACTTCAAGAAGCTGGCTGAGGTCACCAAGGTCATCGTCAGAAACCTCAACAAAATCATTGATATCAACTACTACCCTGTGCCAGAGGTGAGTAGGGCTGAATCCTGCCCAGAGCAATCCCAGAGCAGTCTGGGACACAAGGAATCACAGAGGAGCTCCATAGACCTGTTGGGAGCTCTGTGAACCACCTGTTCCCAGGTGGGATCTGTCAGTGCCTGCCTGAGcttcagcccagagcagctctgtggtgaaGCAGTTGTAGAAAGCTTCCCACTCTGCTTCTGCCATTGGAATTTTTCACGTGTGAGGATTTCCATGAAGCACAGACCAGCACTAGGAACAGGGAGGGAAGTGGAACAGAGAGAAGGATCCTGGAAAGATCCTGAGAAAGTGTAACTcattttggttggttttaaagctccctgacaggagggggcagccaggttgggggtcaggctctgcttgcaagaaaacaaggaaaaggacACAAGGAAATGGCCTTGACCTGTGCCAGGGGAGTTAGGAAAAATGTCTTAatggaaagggctgtccagccctggcacagaatgcccagggcagtggtgaagTCCTCATCCCTGAAGGGGATTTAATatccatgtggatgtggcacttggggacatggtcagtggtggccttggctctgctggggaaCAGTGGGACTTGGTAGGCTCCGAGGGATTTTCCAatctcagtgattctgtgattctgcccTATTAAATGTCTTCATTTATCAGAAAGTGCTGAGTGTTCTCTTCTAAATCCTGGCTCCCCTTGCTGGGTTAAGCAATCTCAGTCTGTGCTAAGGTCTGACAAACTCAATCTGGCCTCAGCAAGCAGAGGCAGGATGGAAGGAGTGCTCATGCAGAGCTCATGGCACGCTGCAGCAGGAGGCTTTGCTCCCTGgggcccttcccagctctgctggaggtGGTGTGTCCTTGCTGCGAGGTGGTGTGTCCGTGCTGGAGGTGGTGTGTCCATGCTGGAGGtggtgtgtccctgctggaggtggtgtgtcctgtgctggaggtggtgtgtcctgtgctggaggtggtgtgtccctgctggaggTGGTGTGTCCGTGCTGGAGGTGGTGTGTCCGTGCTGGAGGTGACATGTGTCTGTCCTGGAGGTGGTGTGTCCATGCTGGAGGTGACATGTGTCCGTGCTGGAGGTGACATGTGTCCGTGCTGGAGGTGGTGTGTCCGTGCTGGAGGTGACATGTGTCTGTGCTGGAGGTGGTGTGTGGCGGAGGTGGTGTGTCCCTGTGGAGGTGGTGTGTCCTGTGCTGGAGGTGGTGTGTCCTTGCTGGAGGTGGTGTGTCCGTGCTGGAGGTGGTGTGTCCGTGCTGGAGGTGACATCTGTCTGTCCTGGAGGTGGTGTGTCCTGTGCTGGAGGTGGTGTGTCCTGTGCTGGAGGtggtgtgtccctgctggaggTGGTGTGTCCTGTGCTGGAGGTGGTGTGTCCATGCTGGAGGTGGTGTGTCCGTGCTGGAGGTGGTGTGTCCTGTGCTGGAGGTGGTGTGTCCGTGCTGGAGGtggtgtgtctgtgctggaaGGTGACGTGTGTCCGTGCTGGAGGTGGCGTGTGTGTGCTGGAGGTGCTGTGTCTGTCCTGGAGGTGACGTGTCCATGCTGTGACATGTCTGTGCTGTGATGTGTCCATGCTGGAGGTGACGTGTGTCTGTCCTGGAGGTGACGTGTCCGTGCTGTCCCGCAGGCCGAGCGCTCCAACCGGCGGCACCGGCCCATCGGCATTGGCGTGCAGGGCCTGGCTGACGCCTTCATCCTGATGAGGTTCCCCTTCGAGAGcccccaggctcagctcctcAACCAGCACATCTTTGAGACCATCTACTATGGGGCCCTGGAGGCCAGCTGTGAGCTGGCCAGGGAGCAGGGCCCCTACGACACCTACCAGGGCTCGCCGGTCAGCAAGGGGGTGAGTGCCAGGGACGGGACAGgggagagctctggggagctgatcctgtgcctgggctgctgcagagacCTGCAGGGACCTGGTTCCTGGGCAGCAGGAtctgagtcagcagtgccctacagccaggagggacatccctgtcctggagACACCATCACTGCCCAGAGGGaagggattgtcccactctgctctgggctggggcagcctcacctccagtgctgggacagTTCTGGGTGTGTCAATGAAAGACCAGAAGCTGTTGGAAAgggtccagaggagggacacggggctggggaagggtcagGAGGGGCCCCCCGAGGTGCCTtgggcagcccagcctggagcagcctgagctcagagctccccggggctgcagctcctcccgagggGCAGCGCAGGGACAGCTccgagctctgctctgggacagggacagcaccagggagcgcctggggctgggccaggccagctcaggctgcacagcagggcaaggttcttgcccagagggtgctggcactgcccaggctgcccagggaatgggcacggccccgaggctgccacagctccaggagcctttggccagcgctgccagggatgcccaggctgggcttggtgggctctgagcagggcagggctggcactggggatccctgggggtcccttcAGATCAggatattctgggattctctgattgAAAAGACAATCAgactcagcctgtgctggctgtgcactGGAGCAGTCACAAGATGGAGTGTTTGTTAGGTCATGCCAGAGCTTCACTGAGATCTAATGGGAGAGAAGAATTAAGAGGAATGACAGGTCCATTTCCAATGGGGTTtataaaaatggagaaaagagTGCCCTCTCTAATTTGGACCAAACCGTGTTCCTCAGATCCTTCAGTATGACATGTGGAATGTCACCCCCTCTGACCTTTGGGACTGGAAGGCTTTGAAGGAGAAGATTGCCAAGTGAGTAACCTTGCATGGTTTCTAGCAGATGTCACATAAAAcccaggctgggatggatgggagggacctcaaagcccacccagtgccacccctcccatggcagggacgccttccactgagccaggctgctcccagctccatcagccTGGCTTTGGATATGGATTTGGTATGTTCTGTCTACTGAGAACTAAAGGCAGGATCCAAGTGTGAAAACAGCCCCATGTGTTCCCCTCTACCCAGCAGATCTTCCCTCTGAGCTGTTTTTTGGGtggctttctttcctttttgtccttCCAAAGCTGGGGAGCCCAccctcactgctctgctttaGCTGAGCTCTAATTCCATTTTGGATGCGTCCAGCAGGAGGATTTGTGTTCCCATTGAACAAACATAGTGAGGAGTGAGCCATGAGCTGGCCCTGGggctcttccctgctgccagggaaaagCTGAGCCTTGAACATCCTGAGGACAGGAATCACTGAAGTGTGAAGTGCCTGTCATGGACTGATTCTGTCTGTTTGgctctgatttttaaatgtggtaaatctgtcccctgtcctgtgTCTGGAGAGATTGCAGCCTCTTCATGTGCTGCTGGTTCAGCTCTGCCTCAGGGCTGTGGATGGTGCAGTGCCTGGCAGATTGTCTTCCCTGCACCCCACCCCTGAGTGAATCATTTGGGAAAGCCTCTGGTGAGGGATGAGAACAGCAAAGCCCCTAATTCCACTTGACTTGACCCCAGTGCCAGTTCAGTGGtgcttcccttttccctgtgggCAATGTGAGGCTTTGCAGGTTAtcccacatttatttccctgctgtccctggctctttcctgtgctgtgtcccttggctgcagctccctgaccTTGCCTGTTGTCCCCAGGTACGGTGTCAGGAACAGCCTCCTCATTTCCCCCATGCCCACGGCCTCCACTGCCCAGATCCTGGGCAACAACGAGTCCATCGAGCCCTACACCAGCAACATCTACACACGCAGGGTCCTCTCGGGGGAGTTCCAGGTGAGCTCTGGGCACCACCTTTGCCCTTGCCTGAGGTTTTATGGCTAAGGAAGACAAGGGGAGGCCTCACACCTGGGGCTCAGTTCAGCCTGATGTTTGTGTCCAAGCATCAAAGGGACCTGGAGcgctgggtgctgcaggagtcCAGCTCGGTGTGTTCCACAGTCAGCAGGGAATAGGTGAAAGGATAAACAAGTGCTGCTTTTGTCTGGGAAAAGCCTTTGTGGGGCCTCAGGGTGGGCTGCAGGAATAACTGCTGAGGAAGGGGTGGTGATGTCATGGGAGGGACATGGGAAGAGTAACTGAGACCACGGTCCTGAGAACGAGCTGTGAAGCACTCGAGGGTCTGAAGGGGGCATGGAAGAGCTCCACAGGCTCAGAGGGGTCTGTCAGTCAGGAGAGGGAGTGAAACAGGTTGGGTTCTGGAGGCTGGAGTTAGCAAAGCCCCCTGTGGAGACAAGGGGAGGCTGTCCCTGTTTGGGAGGTGCGAGGTCCATCCCCTCGGGTGTCTCAGTGCTCTCCAttcctcctggctgcaggagcaccccAGACAGGAGTGGGGAGGTGGAACCAGGAGGATCATTGCCCTGCCtccctgtgtggggctgggggagggacagggacaccagtcccagcaggaaaagggggtTGTGTTTTCTTCCCAATACTCAGCCTGTCCCTGTTCTGTTCTTTCCCCTCCTGATATCAGTCTTAATTGTTCACATCCTTCTTTAGGATCTCAGGTTGTGGCCAGTGGCTCTGTAACAGCAAGatctctccttttcccatcttttgGAGTTCCTCATGCAGGGCAGCTCCATGCAGCCCCTTCTAATTTGCCATGTCcagcagaatcccagaatggtttggagggaccttagagatcacatagttccagccctgccatggcagggacacattccaccaccccaggctgctcccagcctgtccagcctggcctggaacactccAGGGGTGAGGGTCTGTCAGGAATGTGCAGGATCTTGTTCAGCCACTTAAAAACCTTTGGCCTTTGCCCCTCCCAGGTTGTGAATCCCCACCTGCTGAAGGATCTCACGGAGAGGGGCCTGTGGAACGAGGAGATGAAGAACCAGATCATCGCCCACAACGGCTCCATCCAGGtacaggggcagcagggcagccatTGCTGCcaggcacctcctgctccttctggaTTCCCC
This genomic interval carries:
- the RRM1 gene encoding LOW QUALITY PROTEIN: ribonucleoside-diphosphate reductase large subunit (The sequence of the model RefSeq protein was modified relative to this genomic sequence to represent the inferred CDS: deleted 1 base in 1 codon) is translated as MHVVKRDGRQERVMFDKITSRIQKLCYGLNADFVDPAQITMKVIQGLYSGVTTVELDTLAAETAATLTTKHPDYAILAARIAVSNLHKETKKVFSDVMEDLYTYINPHNGKHSPMISKETLDIVLANKDRLNSAIIYDRDFSYNYFGFKTLERSYLLKINSKVAERPQHMLMRVAVGIHKAYIEAAIETYNLLSERWFTHASPTLFNAGTNRPQLSSCFLLCMKDDSIEGIYDTLKQCALISKSAGGIGLAVSCIRATGSYIAGTNGNSNGLVPMLRVYNNTARYVDQGGNKRPGAFAIYLEPWHLDIFEFLDLKKNTGKEEQRARDLFFALWIPDLFMKRVETNQDWSLMCPNECPGLDDVWGEEFEKLYESYERQGRVRRVVKAQQLWYAIIESQTETGTPYMLYKDSCNRKSNQQNLGTIKCSNLCTEIVEYTSKDEVAVCNLASIALNMYVTPEHTYDFKKLAEVTKVIVRNLNKIIDINYYPVPEAERSNRRHRPIGIGVQGLADAFILMRFPFESPQAQLLNQHIFETIYYGALEASCELAREQGPYDTYQGSPVSKGILQYDMWNVTPSDLWDWKALKEKIAKYGVRNSLLISPMPTASTAQILGNNESIEPYTSNIYTRRVLSGEFQVVNPHLLKDLTERGLWNEEMKNQIIAHNGSIQNIPEIPDDLKQLYKTVWEISQKTILKMAADRGAFIDQSQSLNIHIAEPNYGKLTSMHFYGWKQGLKTGMYYLRTKPAANPIQFTLNKEKLREREKASREEEEKERNKAAMVCSLENREECLMCGS